The following are encoded together in the Humulus lupulus chromosome 5, drHumLupu1.1, whole genome shotgun sequence genome:
- the LOC133778922 gene encoding uncharacterized protein LOC133778922, whose amino-acid sequence MPYPPGTVPPPIDSHVATISGGLHLGAPSRNDQKRYLSELDHDHEVCALVQTPAQCPKLMNFPITFTEDNAQNVYFPHHDPLVIDAQIGNKMVSRVLVDDRSSVNVLFKPAFTAIGLTEAYLASCATQIYGFNGDSILPMGKIQLPVTLGNKIQGSFKFCMFVVVDCFTAYNVIFSCPALVDFGAITSICHLCMKFPCDNGGVGTVRGDQKSAQKCYHISARPIYMVCKEPLEEENDDPIPPPPPAWRVIREEDELDLRIGADKALEPMEEVEEVCISGSDSTRVIQVGRNLNLEVKAAIIARKQKPLGEERAKALRLEVEKLSLINFIQEALYPILLVNPVLVPKPNETWRTCIDFTDLNKACLKDCFPLPRIDQTVDAKSEYEILSFMDAYSSYNQISMHVVDQKYTSF is encoded by the exons ATGCCATATCCTCCCGGAACCGTGCCTCCTCCAATAGATAGTcatgtggccaccatatcaggagggcTGCATCTAGGAGCACCGTCCCGGAATGATCAGAAACGATACCTCAGCGAACTCGACCATGACCacgaggtatgcgccttggtccaaactCCGGCCCAATGCCCGAAGTTGATGAATTTTCCCATCACTTTTACGGAAGACAATGCCCAGAATGTCTACTTCCCGCATCATGATCCCTTGGTCATCGATGCCCAAATTGGCAACAAAATGGTATCTAGAGTATTGGTAGATGACAGGAGCTCCGTCAATGTGTTGTTCAAGCCAGCCTTCACCGCAATCGGCTTGACTGAGGCATATCTGGCCTCATGTGCAACGCAGATCTATGGCTTCAATGGGGACTCAATTCTCCCGATGGGGAAGATTCAACTGCCCGTAACTTTGGGGAACAAGATTCAGGGCTCGTTCAAGTTTTGCATGTTTGTAGTGGTGGATTGCTTTACTGCTTACAACGTTATCTTTAGTTGTCCCGCACTGGTCGACTTCggtgccatcacctccatctgccacctctgCATGAAATTCCCATGCGATAATGGAGGGGTGGGAACTGTCcgaggagatcagaagagcgcccagAAGTGCTATCACATCTCTGCCCGACCAATTTACATGGTCtgtaaagagcctctcgaagagGAAAATGATGATCCGATTCCACCCCCGCCACCAGCATGGAGGGTGATCCGGGAAGAAGATGAATTGGATCTGCGAATAGGAGCGGACAAGGcattagaacccatggaggaggtagaagaggtgtgcattagtgGCAGTGACTCGACCAGAGTTATACAGGTCGGAAGAAACCTGAATTTAGAGGTCAAGGCTGCCATTATTGCCCGG AAGCAAAAACCTCTAGGGGAGGAGAGGGCAAAGGCCCTCAGATTAGAAGTTGAGAAGTTGTCCTTAATCAACTTCATCCAGGAGGCTTTGTATCCCATTTTGCTAGTCAATCCAGTGTTGGTACCAAAGCCGAACGAGacatggagaacttgcatcgacttcaccgaccttaacaaggcttgtctAAAGGATTGTTTCCCTCTACCCCGGATCGACCAGACAGTAGATGCAAAGTCAGAGTATGAAatattgagtttcatggatgcctactccagTTACAACCAGATCTCAATGCACGTAGTGGACCAGAAATACACCAGCTTCTAG